A window of the Luoshenia tenuis genome harbors these coding sequences:
- a CDS encoding sporulation initiation factor Spo0A C-terminal domain-containing protein: MDKRHSVVIIDKNDFLIGAMTSALEATQVFDVIGQAFDGRAGLELVLKTRPEYILLDLIISELDGIAVLQKLYERTEDYLPKVVVTSMLPDGRFTQHLEALGCKLIEKRPFDVQKLADKILLLTMIPQERVSRIILQVGVPASIKGYQYLREAILLTMDERDISTLITTKIYPAVAKKFNTTPGNVERSIRNAIEVAWKKGNLEAIDSLFGYTIEENRGKPTNSEFIAMVADKVRSR, from the coding sequence TTGGATAAACGGCACAGCGTCGTCATTATTGACAAAAACGATTTTTTGATCGGCGCTATGACCAGCGCGCTGGAGGCAACGCAGGTTTTTGACGTGATCGGACAGGCCTTTGACGGAAGGGCGGGTCTGGAGCTGGTGCTAAAAACGCGGCCCGAGTATATCCTGCTGGATTTGATCATATCCGAGCTGGATGGCATTGCCGTTTTGCAAAAGCTCTACGAGCGCACGGAGGATTACCTGCCCAAAGTCGTGGTCACCTCCATGCTTCCAGACGGACGGTTTACCCAGCACCTGGAGGCGCTGGGCTGCAAGCTGATTGAAAAAAGGCCTTTTGACGTGCAAAAGCTCGCCGATAAGATTTTGCTTTTGACCATGATCCCACAAGAGCGGGTCTCCCGCATCATTTTACAGGTGGGCGTACCTGCCAGCATCAAGGGCTATCAATATCTGCGCGAAGCGATATTGCTGACCATGGACGAGCGGGATATTTCAACGTTGATCACCACAAAAATCTATCCCGCAGTAGCCAAAAAGTTCAATACCACCCCAGGGAACGTGGAGCGTTCGATTCGTAACGCCATCGAAGTCGCCTGGAAAAAGGGCAATTTAGAGGCCATTGACTCTTTATTTGGATATACCATAGAGGAAAACCGCGGCAAGCCGACCAATAGCGAGTTCATCGCCATGGTGGCCGATAAAGTGCGCAGCCGCTAA
- a CDS encoding D-alanyl-D-alanine carboxypeptidase family protein: protein MKCKLNRYLVLLLALAILVLPFQNARAQEAFDYEFQSKSALLMDPVSGEVLFEYKSDEQMPIASVTKVMTLVLVMEAIDRGEIALDEVLTISKNAAGMGGSQVLLDEGGQYTVSDLIKSIIVASGNDASVAMAERVAGSEAAFVDRMNARAQELGMEGTLFKNCTGLPAEGHHSTAHDVAIMSRELIKHEVYFQYSTIWLDYLQHANNRETMLSNTNKLLQTYDGADGIKTGSTQEAGFCLSATAKRGDVRLIGVILGAPSSKVRFQEASDLLNFGFNTFQLQSVIQPNQVYGQSNVINGKEFTVNAVTQEGYSLLMSKNAPRQVQTQVNLQQEVNAPVEQGQPLGELIVTEGDHELTRIPLIAESAVAKAEYADHLNKILGRWFHQE, encoded by the coding sequence TTGAAATGCAAGCTTAATCGATATCTGGTGTTGTTGCTGGCGCTGGCGATCCTGGTACTGCCATTCCAGAACGCAAGGGCGCAGGAGGCGTTTGATTACGAGTTCCAATCCAAATCCGCCTTGCTGATGGATCCGGTCAGCGGCGAGGTCCTGTTCGAATATAAATCGGACGAACAGATGCCCATTGCCAGCGTGACCAAGGTGATGACCCTGGTACTGGTCATGGAGGCGATCGACCGGGGTGAGATCGCATTGGACGAAGTGCTGACCATCAGTAAAAATGCGGCGGGGATGGGCGGCTCCCAGGTGTTGTTGGATGAGGGAGGCCAATACACGGTAAGCGACCTGATCAAATCCATCATCGTCGCTTCGGGCAACGATGCCAGCGTGGCCATGGCTGAACGGGTAGCCGGCAGCGAAGCGGCCTTTGTGGACCGGATGAACGCCCGCGCTCAGGAACTGGGAATGGAAGGGACGCTGTTTAAAAATTGCACGGGCCTGCCGGCAGAGGGGCACCACTCTACCGCACACGACGTGGCGATCATGAGCCGGGAGCTGATCAAGCACGAGGTCTATTTTCAATACAGCACGATCTGGCTGGATTATCTTCAGCACGCCAATAACCGGGAGACCATGCTGAGCAACACCAATAAATTATTGCAGACTTACGACGGGGCGGACGGAATCAAGACCGGTTCTACCCAGGAAGCGGGCTTTTGCCTGAGCGCTACCGCCAAGCGCGGCGACGTGCGGCTGATCGGGGTGATTTTAGGCGCGCCCTCATCCAAAGTGCGCTTTCAGGAGGCCAGCGACCTGCTGAACTTTGGTTTTAATACCTTTCAGCTGCAATCCGTGATCCAGCCCAACCAGGTATACGGGCAATCCAACGTTATCAACGGTAAGGAGTTTACCGTCAACGCGGTCACGCAGGAGGGCTATAGCCTCCTGATGTCTAAAAACGCTCCGCGCCAGGTACAGACCCAGGTCAATCTGCAGCAGGAGGTAAACGCTCCCGTCGAACAGGGGCAACCGCTGGGCGAGCTGATCGTAACCGAGGGCGACCATGAGCTAACGCGCATCCCGCTGATCGCAGAGAGCGCCGTAGCCAAGGCCGAATATGCCGATCACCTTAATAAGATACTGGGGCGATGGTTCCACCAGGAATGA
- the ytfJ gene encoding GerW family sporulation protein gives MNHPIENIMKTTLENIKDMIDVNTIIGDPMQTDDGSVIVPVSKVSFGFVAGGGEYGNPAPGTPTAADDTHRFPFAGGTSAGISLTPVAFLVASEDQMRVMPTQCNSPYDRIVDIVPQVLCEIKKFVEGLQQKECCTPGDNTNA, from the coding sequence GTGAATCATCCGATCGAAAACATCATGAAAACCACGCTGGAAAATATTAAAGATATGATCGACGTCAATACCATTATTGGCGACCCGATGCAGACAGACGACGGCTCGGTGATCGTTCCGGTATCCAAGGTCAGCTTCGGTTTCGTCGCCGGAGGTGGGGAATACGGCAATCCCGCACCGGGTACGCCCACTGCGGCGGACGATACGCACCGGTTTCCCTTTGCGGGAGGAACCAGCGCCGGTATATCCCTGACCCCGGTGGCCTTTTTAGTGGCCTCTGAGGATCAGATGCGGGTCATGCCCACCCAGTGCAACTCGCCGTACGACCGCATCGTGGACATTGTGCCACAGGTGCTGTGTGAGATCAAAAAATTTGTTGAAGGGCTTCAGCAAAAAGAGTGCTGCACGCCCGGCGACAACACCAACGCGTAG
- a CDS encoding OadG family transporter subunit: MDKLLYGLTVAVIGLIIVFAGLLLVILLIKIMGLIVGKMTAGKQPAASAAANTPVKPQAPAKPAANAEQSLVVAISAAVAAFTGLDQGHIAIRSIREIIPNK; encoded by the coding sequence ATGGACAAACTTTTGTATGGTTTGACGGTTGCTGTAATTGGCTTGATCATCGTCTTTGCCGGACTTCTGCTCGTAATCTTGTTAATCAAGATCATGGGCCTGATCGTCGGTAAGATGACGGCTGGCAAGCAGCCCGCTGCATCTGCAGCGGCTAACACACCTGTAAAACCACAAGCGCCGGCAAAGCCTGCTGCGAATGCTGAGCAGAGCTTGGTGGTGGCGATTTCAGCGGCGGTTGCGGCCTTTACGGGTCTGGATCAGGGCCATATCGCGATTCGCTCGATTCGTGAGATCATCCCCAATAAGTAA
- the scpB gene encoding SMC-Scp complex subunit ScpB: MDKIALAALIESILFVSGDPLTRKELAKGLEVSLAQVYDALDALDEKYARPDSGLMLIKFGDKVQLGSKNEHGTVVEKLLFPKRKQSLSQAVMETLSIVAYRQPVTRAEIEQIRGVRCEYAINSLMKKNMIQEVGRKESIGRPMLLGTTDEFLRHFGLERIEDLPGRDEWRLPPEQEQIHLEDTGASEAALDLETEDKDTES, translated from the coding sequence ATGGATAAAATTGCCCTGGCGGCACTTATTGAATCGATCTTATTTGTCAGCGGCGATCCGCTAACCCGCAAGGAGCTGGCCAAGGGGTTGGAGGTTTCCCTGGCGCAGGTGTACGACGCTTTAGATGCACTGGACGAAAAATATGCCCGGCCGGACAGCGGACTAATGCTGATCAAATTCGGCGATAAAGTACAGTTGGGCTCTAAAAACGAACATGGCACGGTGGTGGAGAAACTGCTGTTTCCTAAGCGGAAACAGTCTTTATCCCAGGCTGTGATGGAAACGCTCTCTATCGTAGCATACCGTCAGCCGGTGACCCGGGCGGAGATCGAGCAGATCCGCGGGGTGCGCTGCGAGTATGCGATCAACTCCCTGATGAAAAAGAACATGATCCAGGAGGTAGGGCGCAAAGAGAGCATCGGCCGGCCAATGCTGCTGGGGACAACGGATGAATTTTTGCGGCATTTTGGGCTGGAGCGGATAGAGGATCTGCCGGGCCGGGATGAGTGGCGCCTGCCGCCCGAGCAGGAGCAGATCCATTTGGAAGATACCGGCGCATCGGAAGCCGCGCTTGACCTGGAGACGGAAGATAAAGATACAGAATCTTAG
- a CDS encoding stage II sporulation protein M: MTGRLSGRLAAHLKENFGLYLLILFFFLIGLVSGMVTVKILPDGQRDGLQSILGVVTDNTARPLSETLQRSLFTHYQALILITLSGFTVLGPPVALAIVGVRGFSQGFTLASMCYVWGFKGALAAFLTLFIPSLILLPVLWFLALKSIQMSTEALRLKIMHLHMPLDRKKSYLSSCCAGGVILLGVVLFEAFLAPWILSGLSGWLVS, from the coding sequence TTGACAGGGAGGTTAAGCGGCCGCTTGGCCGCACACCTGAAGGAGAATTTTGGGCTGTATCTGCTCATCCTCTTCTTTTTTCTGATCGGATTGGTCAGCGGAATGGTGACGGTTAAGATACTGCCGGATGGGCAGCGCGATGGATTGCAAAGCATCCTGGGCGTGGTGACCGATAATACGGCAAGACCTTTGTCTGAAACGCTGCAGCGCTCGCTGTTTACACACTATCAGGCGCTGATCCTGATCACGCTATCCGGTTTTACGGTTTTGGGCCCGCCGGTCGCGCTGGCGATCGTGGGGGTCCGGGGCTTTTCACAGGGGTTTACGCTGGCTTCCATGTGTTATGTATGGGGTTTTAAAGGGGCGCTGGCCGCATTTTTGACGCTGTTTATCCCATCGCTCATCCTTTTGCCGGTGCTGTGGTTTCTCGCTCTTAAGTCGATCCAGATGTCTACCGAAGCACTGCGGCTCAAAATCATGCACCTGCATATGCCGCTAGACCGGAAAAAGAGCTATCTGTCCTCCTGCTGCGCTGGTGGAGTGATCTTGTTAGGCGTCGTATTGTTTGAGGCATTCTTGGCGCCCTGGATTTTAAGCGGCCTTTCAGGGTGGCTGGTCAGTTGA
- the recN gene encoding DNA repair protein RecN translates to MLYRLTIHNIALIENLEVPFGPGLNILSGETGAGKSIIIDAVNLALGERADRGLIRYGTQRAQVEAAFALPKGHAAIHHLQEQGYDDPDDPENVILSRDITLAGKNICRINGHLVSVSQLKQLSALLVDIHGQHEHQSLLSAARHRAFLDRVAGDDFLQELSEYRRIFSTWREVRKALDSSRLSEQEKARRIEMLRFQLDDIHSAQLTAGEEEQLAERRSYLQNREQIMQTLAFARQALFEGGEDAQSALDILGEVQSAIGGMTRIHQPFEALHAKLSEVYYALEDIDGDLHALDSGWEDAGESLDSVEERLNQIYKLKRKYGSSIEEILAYAESIEQEYAELQDSEAHIEQLVNEESTLFQAAKEKALALHEKRMHAAQSFEAALKGHLQDLGMQKLEIKTVFAPLPQDDETFRDRLQSSGIDQVEFLISPNPGQPLMPLAKIASGGELSRIMLAIKNISATADDIPCMIFDEIDTGISGRIAQAVGEKMCRLASDRQVISVTHLSQIAALGDEHLLVRKTENGEDTTVELTPLDDEARILEIARMNAGAQITKIDLEHARAILRQAQTIRKKLRQRV, encoded by the coding sequence ATGCTTTATCGCCTGACCATCCATAATATCGCTTTGATCGAAAATTTGGAGGTGCCCTTTGGCCCGGGACTCAATATCCTTTCGGGCGAGACCGGCGCGGGTAAATCCATTATAATAGACGCGGTCAACCTGGCTTTGGGAGAGCGGGCGGACCGCGGGCTGATCCGCTATGGCACCCAGCGGGCGCAGGTGGAGGCGGCTTTTGCGCTGCCCAAAGGGCATGCGGCCATCCACCATCTGCAAGAGCAGGGTTATGACGATCCTGACGATCCGGAAAACGTGATCCTTTCCCGGGATATTACGCTGGCGGGGAAAAATATCTGCCGGATCAACGGCCATCTGGTATCCGTTTCTCAATTAAAGCAGCTATCCGCGCTGCTGGTGGATATCCACGGGCAGCACGAGCACCAATCGCTGCTGAGCGCGGCGCGGCACCGCGCGTTTTTGGACCGGGTTGCCGGCGATGATTTTTTGCAGGAACTCAGCGAATACAGGCGCATTTTTTCCACCTGGCGCGAAGTGCGAAAAGCCCTTGACAGCAGCCGATTAAGCGAGCAGGAAAAGGCCCGGCGGATAGAAATGCTGCGCTTTCAGCTGGATGATATCCACTCCGCCCAGCTGACGGCCGGCGAAGAAGAACAACTAGCCGAAAGGCGCAGTTATTTGCAAAACCGGGAACAGATCATGCAGACCCTTGCCTTTGCGCGCCAGGCGCTTTTTGAAGGCGGAGAGGATGCGCAAAGCGCCCTGGATATCCTGGGCGAGGTTCAATCGGCCATCGGGGGCATGACCCGCATACACCAGCCCTTTGAGGCCCTACACGCCAAGCTTTCGGAGGTATATTATGCCCTGGAGGATATCGACGGCGACCTCCATGCGCTAGATAGCGGCTGGGAGGATGCTGGCGAGAGTTTGGACAGCGTAGAAGAACGGCTGAATCAGATCTATAAGCTCAAACGCAAATACGGCAGCTCTATCGAGGAGATATTGGCATACGCCGAAAGCATCGAGCAGGAATATGCCGAACTGCAGGACAGCGAGGCGCATATCGAACAGCTGGTAAACGAGGAAAGCACACTGTTCCAGGCGGCAAAAGAGAAGGCGCTGGCGTTGCACGAAAAACGGATGCACGCCGCCCAAAGCTTTGAAGCGGCGCTAAAAGGCCACCTACAGGATCTGGGCATGCAGAAGCTGGAGATCAAAACCGTTTTTGCCCCCCTTCCGCAGGATGATGAAACCTTCCGCGACCGGTTACAGAGCAGCGGGATCGACCAGGTGGAGTTTTTGATCTCCCCCAACCCCGGCCAGCCGCTGATGCCGCTGGCAAAGATCGCGTCCGGCGGCGAGCTGTCACGCATCATGCTGGCGATCAAGAATATCAGCGCTACGGCAGACGATATCCCCTGCATGATTTTTGACGAGATCGATACCGGCATCAGCGGGCGTATCGCACAAGCGGTGGGTGAAAAGATGTGCCGGCTGGCCAGCGACCGCCAGGTCATCAGCGTGACGCATCTATCCCAGATCGCTGCGCTTGGCGATGAGCATTTACTGGTGCGCAAGACGGAAAACGGAGAGGATACCACCGTAGAACTCACGCCGCTGGACGATGAGGCGCGCATTTTGGAAATCGCCCGGATGAACGCCGGGGCACAAATCACAAAGATCGACCTGGAACATGCCCGGGCGATCCTTAGGCAAGCGCAAACCATTCGCAAAAAATTGCGTCAAAGGGTATAG
- the spoIVB gene encoding SpoIVB peptidase, which produces MKTRIKQIVGWVCALAVVAGANSPFVRQIFAIPDHILISEGQAYTLEIPGLFTAQKNDTAVTKLMGTTLSDTGGNVDLLAQQPGEDKLTLEILGIPVKQVALEVTPEKNVMLGGQAIGVALYTKGALVVGTSDIMDSYGNLRNPANEAGLLAGDTILSVNGQEVQNAVHLSELINVGNSDPLQMHISRSGKEMDVSLTPILDPQDSVWRLGLWVRDSTAGVGTLTYLDPAQKWYGSLGHGIADSDTGNYLTVKNGEIYESHVLGIQQGKVGEPGELQGDFFDQPLALGDIAQNNAFGLYGHSYAALETLLKGRSIPIGLHSTVQPGEAQIVTTLDDSGPQRYTCQIERVTQQGTPTPKSMVLRVTDPELLSRTGGIVQGMSGSPIIQNGCLVGVVTHVFVNDPTRGYGMFIEWMLAQEP; this is translated from the coding sequence ATGAAGACCCGAATCAAGCAAATAGTAGGCTGGGTTTGCGCGCTGGCCGTCGTCGCCGGCGCAAACTCTCCCTTTGTCCGGCAAATTTTTGCCATTCCAGACCATATTTTAATTTCCGAAGGCCAGGCTTATACGCTGGAGATCCCGGGGCTGTTTACCGCGCAAAAAAACGATACAGCGGTGACCAAGCTGATGGGAACCACTTTATCGGATACGGGCGGCAATGTAGATCTTTTGGCGCAGCAGCCCGGAGAAGATAAGCTGACCCTTGAGATACTGGGCATCCCCGTAAAGCAGGTGGCCCTTGAGGTGACGCCGGAGAAAAACGTGATGCTGGGCGGGCAGGCTATCGGCGTGGCGCTTTATACCAAAGGCGCCCTGGTCGTCGGCACTTCGGATATCATGGATTCTTACGGGAATTTGCGCAACCCCGCCAATGAAGCCGGGCTTTTGGCGGGCGATACCATTTTGAGCGTTAACGGACAGGAAGTGCAAAACGCTGTACATCTATCTGAATTGATCAATGTGGGCAACAGCGATCCGCTGCAAATGCATATCAGCCGCTCGGGTAAGGAGATGGATGTCAGCCTGACGCCGATCCTGGATCCGCAGGATTCCGTTTGGCGGCTGGGGCTCTGGGTCAGGGACTCTACTGCCGGCGTCGGCACGCTGACCTATTTAGATCCCGCACAAAAATGGTATGGGTCGCTGGGCCATGGCATTGCGGACAGCGATACCGGCAATTATCTGACGGTTAAAAACGGCGAAATCTACGAATCGCATGTTCTGGGTATCCAGCAGGGCAAGGTGGGGGAACCTGGCGAGCTGCAGGGAGATTTTTTTGACCAGCCGCTGGCGCTGGGGGACATCGCCCAAAATAACGCCTTTGGCCTGTACGGCCATTCCTACGCCGCTTTAGAAACGCTACTGAAAGGCCGCAGCATTCCCATCGGCCTGCATTCTACCGTGCAGCCGGGAGAGGCACAAATCGTAACCACGCTGGACGACAGCGGGCCTCAACGCTATACCTGCCAGATCGAGCGGGTGACCCAGCAGGGGACGCCGACGCCCAAGAGCATGGTGCTGCGCGTTACCGATCCCGAACTTTTAAGCCGTACCGGTGGCATCGTACAAGGGATGAGCGGCAGCCCGATCATCCAGAACGGCTGCCTGGTAGGCGTGGTCACGCACGTATTTGTAAATGATCCAACGCGTGGATATGGTATGTTTATAGAGTGGATGTTAGCACAAGAACCGTAG
- a CDS encoding pseudouridine synthase, protein MRLQRYLAQCGVASRRKCEEIIASGRVTVNGEQIVQMGFEVDEEKDSVTVDGKTVTPVMLHTYWLMHKPRGVMTTLYDPQGRKTIVDLLPGGAPRLFPVGRLDYDTSGLLLLTDDGDLSFALMHPRHRIYKTYCARIAGKLTPEQAQRLREGLPLDGRMTAPAKVRILRSNAIYSDIEIAIREGRNRQIRRMCEAVGHEVVSLERTAMGPLTLGTLPIGAVRPLTDEELRQIKQVCGLHA, encoded by the coding sequence GTGCGGCTTCAACGTTATTTAGCGCAGTGCGGGGTGGCTTCCCGCAGAAAGTGCGAGGAGATCATTGCATCTGGACGGGTCACGGTCAACGGCGAGCAAATCGTTCAGATGGGATTTGAGGTAGATGAAGAAAAAGACAGCGTGACGGTAGACGGTAAAACCGTGACCCCGGTCATGTTGCATACGTATTGGCTAATGCACAAGCCGCGCGGGGTGATGACTACGCTTTACGACCCGCAAGGCCGCAAGACGATCGTGGATCTGCTGCCCGGCGGCGCACCGCGGCTTTTTCCGGTAGGCCGGCTGGACTACGATACCAGCGGGCTGCTGCTGCTGACCGACGATGGGGATCTTTCCTTTGCGCTGATGCATCCGCGCCACCGGATCTATAAGACCTATTGCGCGCGCATCGCGGGCAAACTGACGCCCGAACAGGCCCAGCGGTTGCGAGAAGGCCTGCCCTTAGACGGGCGGATGACTGCGCCGGCAAAGGTGCGGATCTTGCGAAGCAACGCGATCTACTCCGATATAGAGATTGCTATCCGCGAGGGGCGTAACCGGCAGATCCGGAGGATGTGCGAGGCGGTAGGGCACGAAGTCGTATCGCTGGAGCGTACAGCCATGGGGCCGTTGACGCTGGGCACCCTTCCTATCGGCGCTGTGCGCCCGTTGACGGATGAGGAACTGCGCCAGATCAAACAGGTCTGCGGGCTGCATGCCTAA
- a CDS encoding segregation and condensation protein A, protein MAYVFHLGDFDGPLDLLLHLVNRAQIQIEDIFVSEITEQYMAYMRQLDDLDMDTASEFLAMAANLLYIKSRSLLPRKPAETVEEEENPEAELIRQLTEYKKYKEAGENLRALEETYKNVFFKLPEEWITKERPVELQNMSIDALIEAFAAVMSQAQDIDRPNVFSDKIDSDVYTIENRMQYLRKIIRENGQVTFHELFEGRYERAAVVTTFLALLELLKAGRLQVAQDNAFSEIYIHAVAKPVKA, encoded by the coding sequence ATGGCATATGTCTTTCACTTAGGGGATTTTGACGGGCCTCTTGATCTTCTTTTGCACCTGGTCAACCGGGCGCAGATCCAGATCGAAGATATCTTTGTTTCCGAGATCACCGAGCAATACATGGCCTATATGCGCCAGTTGGACGATTTGGACATGGATACGGCCAGCGAGTTTTTAGCTATGGCCGCCAATTTGCTGTATATCAAAAGCCGTTCTTTGCTGCCCCGTAAACCCGCCGAAACGGTGGAAGAGGAGGAGAACCCGGAGGCGGAGCTGATCCGGCAATTGACGGAATACAAGAAGTATAAAGAAGCGGGTGAAAATCTCCGCGCGCTGGAGGAAACCTATAAAAACGTCTTTTTTAAGCTGCCGGAGGAATGGATCACCAAAGAGCGGCCGGTCGAACTGCAGAACATGTCCATAGACGCGCTTATTGAAGCCTTTGCCGCCGTGATGAGCCAAGCGCAGGATATCGACAGGCCCAATGTTTTCAGCGATAAGATCGACAGCGACGTTTATACCATCGAAAACCGGATGCAGTACCTTAGAAAAATTATCCGCGAGAATGGGCAAGTCACCTTCCACGAGCTGTTCGAGGGCCGTTACGAGCGCGCTGCCGTGGTGACCACCTTTTTAGCGCTGCTGGAGCTGCTGAAGGCCGGCCGGCTACAGGTAGCGCAGGATAATGCCTTTAGCGAGATTTATATCCACGCCGTCGCTAAACCGGTTAAAGCGTAG
- a CDS encoding tRNA (mnm(5)s(2)U34)-methyltransferase, translating into MGVLEESQSGLVPLPESARAFSHWAISQVVKPGEQVIDATAGNGYDTLFLAKQVGELGRVFSFDVQQLALTRTREKLEEQALDGRCQLILDSHEHLARYVQAPVAACMFNLGYLPAGDRAVKTLWPSTQKAIVSTLSLLRPGGRVSICAYPGHTEGRQEAEALTKWLKTLKEAEYTALHLVFANQTENAPQWFLIERK; encoded by the coding sequence ATGGGTGTATTAGAAGAAAGTCAAAGCGGGCTCGTGCCGCTGCCGGAAAGCGCCAGGGCTTTTTCCCATTGGGCTATCTCTCAGGTGGTAAAGCCGGGAGAGCAGGTTATTGACGCCACCGCCGGCAACGGATATGATACGCTTTTTCTGGCTAAACAGGTGGGGGAGCTGGGGCGGGTTTTTAGCTTTGATGTACAACAGCTCGCTCTGACGCGCACGCGCGAAAAACTGGAAGAGCAGGCGCTTGATGGCCGCTGTCAACTGATCTTGGACAGCCATGAACACCTGGCCCGGTATGTACAGGCGCCCGTGGCCGCATGTATGTTTAACCTGGGCTATCTTCCGGCCGGGGATCGTGCCGTTAAAACGCTTTGGCCTTCTACTCAAAAAGCCATTGTATCGACACTCAGCCTTTTACGGCCGGGCGGGCGCGTATCGATCTGCGCGTATCCGGGGCATACTGAGGGCAGGCAAGAGGCGGAAGCCTTGACTAAATGGCTTAAAACGCTAAAGGAGGCCGAATACACGGCGCTGCATCTGGTTTTTGCAAACCAGACAGAAAATGCCCCGCAATGGTTTTTGATCGAGCGGAAATAA
- a CDS encoding purine-nucleoside phosphorylase, with protein sequence MSRFEQAVQAIKAQTQLRPKVAVILGSGLGNYAKHCKKMQTIPYAEIPHFPKTTVPGHAGQLAFGRHQGQDIVLMCGRFHYYEGYDMAQVTFPTRVLSALGVETLIVTNAAGGVNQQFQPGDLMAIEDHINFSGNNPLIGANLDAFGPRFPDMSRAYDRELIALAGSAAKQCGFSLQKGVYAMMSGPSFETPAEIRMLRTLGADAVGMSTVPEVIVANHCGMRVLGLSCISNMAAGILDQPLSHQEVMETGKAVEARFTALIDTILAAL encoded by the coding sequence ATGAGCCGGTTCGAGCAAGCCGTGCAGGCTATCAAAGCACAAACGCAGTTGCGCCCTAAAGTGGCCGTCATCCTGGGGAGCGGTTTGGGCAATTACGCTAAGCATTGTAAAAAGATGCAGACGATCCCTTACGCGGAAATCCCGCATTTTCCAAAGACCACGGTGCCTGGACATGCCGGCCAGTTGGCCTTTGGACGCCATCAGGGCCAGGACATCGTGTTGATGTGCGGGAGGTTCCACTATTACGAGGGCTATGATATGGCCCAGGTGACGTTTCCCACGCGGGTGCTCAGCGCGCTAGGCGTTGAAACCTTGATCGTGACCAATGCCGCCGGCGGGGTCAATCAGCAGTTTCAGCCCGGGGATCTGATGGCCATAGAAGACCATATCAATTTTTCCGGCAATAATCCGCTGATCGGGGCCAACCTGGACGCGTTCGGCCCGCGCTTTCCGGATATGTCCCGCGCTTATGACCGGGAGCTGATCGCTTTGGCCGGCAGCGCCGCAAAGCAATGCGGATTCAGCCTGCAAAAAGGCGTCTACGCCATGATGAGCGGCCCCTCGTTTGAAACGCCGGCCGAAATACGGATGTTGCGCACGTTGGGCGCCGATGCGGTGGGCATGTCCACCGTGCCGGAGGTGATCGTGGCCAACCACTGTGGGATGCGGGTGCTGGGCCTTTCCTGCATCAGCAACATGGCCGCTGGAATACTGGATCAGCCCCTTTCTCACCAGGAGGTTATGGAGACGGGTAAGGCCGTTGAGGCGCGCTTTACCGCGCTGATCGATACCATCCTGGCTGCGCTGTAG
- a CDS encoding site-2 protease family protein: MIGNLSLMTILYRLPALFVGFTFHEYAHAWVADRLGDDTPRLTGRLRLDPFAHIDILGMLMLLIAGFGWAKPVQVNPGRMRGRHAMLWVSLAGPLMNLIIGFVFTGILVAMLFYGAYGNIWYNIVSEMVSINLVLCVFNLIPLPPLDGYNIVKNFIHPRNLKAMWTFEKYGPLLLMALVLLGFTSGILSNIVGFLLAHMVELFVWLFTLLGL; encoded by the coding sequence ATGATAGGCAATCTGAGTTTGATGACGATTTTATACCGCCTGCCGGCGCTGTTTGTGGGCTTTACCTTTCACGAATATGCGCACGCATGGGTAGCTGACCGGCTGGGGGATGATACCCCGCGGCTTACCGGGCGGCTGAGATTGGATCCCTTTGCCCATATCGATATACTGGGGATGCTGATGCTGCTGATCGCCGGGTTCGGCTGGGCCAAGCCCGTACAGGTCAACCCGGGCCGGATGCGCGGGCGACACGCGATGCTATGGGTGTCCCTCGCCGGGCCGCTAATGAATCTGATCATCGGCTTCGTCTTTACCGGTATACTGGTCGCTATGCTGTTTTATGGCGCCTATGGCAATATCTGGTACAATATCGTATCCGAAATGGTATCGATCAACCTGGTGCTTTGCGTATTTAACCTGATCCCGCTGCCCCCGTTGGATGGATATAATATCGTGAAAAACTTTATTCATCCGCGCAACCTAAAGGCCATGTGGACCTTTGAAAAGTATGGACCTCTGCTCCTGATGGCCCTGGTACTGTTGGGCTTTACCAGCGGTATCCTGAGCAATATCGTAGGCTTTTTGCTGGCGCATATGGTCGAGCTGTTCGTTTGGCTTTTTACCCTTTTGGGATTATAA